From the Marinitoga sp. 38H-ov genome, one window contains:
- a CDS encoding pyridoxal-phosphate dependent enzyme, protein MVKKIPIVGPTFEEMLHPEKIDPEIRQRAIEMKKKDPLHPINLFNISWKDENNEIRHFVLPKELTGVNANIIVLYAKDFPSGSHKVGATYSVLMEKTIRHEVDPEKHKLVWPSTGNYGIGGAFVSSRMNYDSLVILPEEMSQERFDIIRKYGSDVIPTPGCESNVKEIYDKCNELKRNDPEHIRVLNQFEEFANYRFHYYVTGNTMIETVRRYHIGNERVAAIVLGVGSAGTIASGDRVKQEFPETKIVAMEPVQCPTIALNGYGGHDIQGIGDKHVTWIHNVMNNDAVVLVDDVDSKKMLQVLYEEEGKKFLKEFINPDIVDYISDKFGISGIANVIGAIKIAKFYNFKDDENIFVVATDNIDRYHSVMKQMAETYGKLDRAEAKSRVERIFLYQEASGIFEGDKYNRERWHNLKYYTWVEQQGKTVEELDAQKDQSYWIKQQEKVHETNKLLEEYRNEHIEELRKVWFDK, encoded by the coding sequence ATAGTGAAAAAAATACCTATAGTAGGACCAACATTTGAAGAAATGTTACATCCAGAAAAAATTGATCCAGAAATTAGACAAAGAGCTATTGAAATGAAAAAGAAAGATCCTTTACATCCTATCAATTTATTTAATATATCTTGGAAGGACGAAAATAATGAAATCAGACATTTTGTTTTACCAAAAGAATTAACAGGTGTAAATGCAAATATAATTGTATTATATGCAAAAGATTTCCCATCAGGAAGTCACAAAGTAGGTGCAACATATTCTGTATTAATGGAAAAAACAATAAGACATGAAGTAGATCCTGAAAAACACAAATTAGTTTGGCCATCAACTGGAAATTATGGTATAGGGGGAGCTTTTGTTAGCTCGAGAATGAATTATGATTCTTTAGTAATATTACCAGAAGAAATGAGTCAAGAAAGATTTGATATTATTAGAAAATATGGTTCTGATGTTATACCTACACCTGGTTGTGAATCTAATGTTAAGGAAATATATGATAAGTGTAATGAATTAAAGAGAAATGATCCTGAACATATAAGAGTTCTAAATCAATTTGAAGAATTTGCTAATTATAGATTCCATTATTATGTTACAGGAAATACAATGATAGAAACCGTTAGAAGATACCACATTGGTAATGAAAGAGTAGCTGCTATAGTATTAGGCGTTGGTTCTGCAGGTACTATTGCTAGTGGCGATAGAGTTAAACAGGAATTTCCTGAAACAAAAATAGTAGCTATGGAACCCGTTCAATGTCCAACAATTGCTTTAAATGGATATGGAGGACATGATATTCAAGGTATAGGAGATAAACACGTAACTTGGATTCACAATGTTATGAATAATGATGCTGTTGTATTAGTTGATGATGTGGATAGTAAAAAAATGCTTCAAGTATTATATGAAGAAGAAGGTAAAAAATTCTTAAAAGAATTCATTAACCCCGATATTGTAGATTATATTTCTGATAAATTCGGTATTTCTGGAATTGCAAATGTAATTGGCGCAATTAAAATTGCTAAATTCTATAATTTTAAAGATGACGAAAATATTTTTGTTGTGGCTACAGATAATATAGATAGATACCACTCTGTTATGAAACAAATGGCAGAAACATATGGAAAATTAGATAGAGCAGAAGCTAAATCAAGAGTTGAAAGAATATTCCTATACCAAGAAGCATCAGGAATTTTTGAAGGCGATAAATATAACAGAGAAAGATGGCATAATTTAAAATATTACACTTGGGTTGAACAACAAGGTAAAACAGTTGAAGAATTAGATGCTCAAAAAGATCAATCATATTGGATTAAACAACAAGAAAAAGTACATGAAACAAATAAATTATTAGAAGAATATAGAAATGAACACATAGAAGAGTTAAGAAAGGTGTGGTTCGATAAATGA
- a CDS encoding 8-oxoguanine deaminase has protein sequence MRKLFKNISYLATFDSKDNELENAYIYIEDNVIKDIGTGNPDFEVDEIIDCKDMLIMPGFVNTHHHLYQSLTRNVKGAQNAKLFDWLVFLYERWKFIDREGFYISSIIANYEMMKTGVTTTTDHLYLYPYGLNEAIDAEIEGAIRAGIRFHPTRGSMSMSKKDGGLPPDSVVQTEKEIIKESIRVIEKYHNPEKYSMLRIALAPCSPFSVTPDLMKETVKIAEEYDVLMHTHVAETLDEDEYCLEKFGKKPVDYMEELGWLNPRAWFAHLVWLSDSDIEKLAKNDVGMAHCPSSNMRLGSGIAPVTKMKDKIRIGIAVDGSASNDTNNMIAEIRNALLLQRVKYGADALTVKEALRMGTMGGARVLRMDDYIGSIEIGKAADFIGFNLNRLEFAGGLDDPLGAVLMCDGKQVDLNVINGEIRVKDGEILDDDLPKLIEKHNEISKRVINSI, from the coding sequence ATAAGAAAATTATTCAAAAATATATCTTATCTAGCTACATTTGATTCTAAAGATAATGAACTTGAAAATGCGTATATATATATTGAAGATAATGTAATAAAAGATATTGGAACAGGAAATCCTGATTTTGAAGTTGATGAAATAATAGATTGTAAAGATATGCTAATAATGCCAGGATTTGTAAATACACATCACCATTTATATCAATCCCTAACAAGAAATGTTAAAGGGGCACAAAATGCTAAATTATTTGATTGGTTAGTATTTTTATATGAACGCTGGAAATTTATAGACAGAGAAGGTTTTTATATTAGTTCAATTATTGCAAATTACGAAATGATGAAAACAGGAGTCACAACGACAACAGACCATTTATATTTATATCCATATGGTCTAAATGAAGCAATAGATGCAGAAATAGAAGGAGCAATAAGGGCTGGTATTAGATTCCACCCAACGCGTGGCAGCATGTCCATGAGCAAAAAAGACGGTGGATTACCTCCAGATAGTGTAGTTCAAACAGAAAAAGAAATCATCAAAGAAAGCATTAGAGTAATAGAAAAATATCATAATCCAGAAAAGTATTCAATGTTAAGAATTGCATTAGCACCATGTTCTCCATTTTCTGTAACTCCTGATCTTATGAAAGAAACTGTAAAAATTGCCGAAGAATATGATGTTTTAATGCACACACATGTTGCTGAAACTCTAGATGAAGATGAATATTGCTTAGAAAAGTTTGGAAAAAAACCTGTAGACTATATGGAAGAATTAGGATGGCTAAATCCAAGAGCTTGGTTTGCACATCTTGTATGGTTAAGTGATTCAGATATTGAAAAATTAGCTAAAAATGATGTCGGTATGGCTCATTGCCCATCTTCAAATATGAGATTAGGCTCTGGTATAGCACCTGTAACAAAGATGAAAGATAAAATAAGAATTGGTATTGCTGTAGACGGTAGTGCAAGTAATGATACAAATAATATGATTGCCGAAATTAGAAATGCATTATTGCTTCAAAGAGTTAAATATGGAGCAGATGCTCTAACGGTAAAAGAAGCATTAAGAATGGGAACTATGGGTGGTGCTAGAGTTTTAAGAATGGATGATTATATAGGAAGTATAGAAATAGGAAAAGCTGCTGATTTTATAGGATTTAATTTAAATAGATTAGAATTTGCCGGAGGACTTGATGATCCACTTGGAGCAGTTTTAATGTGTGATGGTAAACAGGTTGATTTAAATGTAATAAACGGAGAAATTAGAGTTAAAGACGGAGAAATATTAGACGATGATTTACCTAAATTAATTGAAAAACATAATGAAATTTCCAAACGGGTTATAAACAGTATTTAA